A genomic segment from Conger conger chromosome 2, fConCon1.1, whole genome shotgun sequence encodes:
- the LOC133121296 gene encoding uncharacterized protein LOC133121296 translates to MDVNTLKLKVTVCTLTSFLLFHFKSTVLEYRAKRAEILPDLTVEQAAVMEQRSERGPLARPPVPRPSEADQARRLNEVWRYLEDRGLQRCAEALCVDALRDPRSAPANPYPAFTQRLCQLAQRGRLRLSKSSSDEAFRRAVSFPTTLTAVRHVAGAKGCSHVWGLPSILRCVSPQEMGRYRWLLEDVTPPLSNMGHHSPYTVSGDCERPVCVGLLQSVPAELKGLPPCLCAAGPGGLWSHWALCVHWHPPPCVPRALPGPPADLHHHRAPPGPRPLALRTAPAP, encoded by the exons atggatgtaaataccctgaaattaaaggtgacagtctgtaccttaacctcatttttattgtttcatttcaaatccactgtgctggaatacagagccaaaagagcgGAAATACTTCCCGACCTCACTGTGGAACAGGCGGCAGTGATGGAGCAGCGGTCTGAGCGGGGGCCCCTGGCTCGGCCCCCGGTCCCCAGGCCCAGCGAGGCGGATCAGGCCCGGCGGCTGAACGAGGTGTGGAGGTACCTGGAGGACAGAGGGCTGCAGCGGTGTGCTGaggccctgtgtgtggatgCTCTGCGGGACCCGCGCTCCGCCCCGGCCAACCCGTACCCAGCCTTCACACAGCGGCTGTGCCAGCTCGCTCAGAGGGGCAG GTTGAGACTGAGCAAGTCGAGCAGCGATGAGGCCTTCAGGAGGGCAGTGTCTTTCCCCACGACTCTCACGGCAGTCAGACATGTTGCAG GTGCTAAAGGCTGCTCCCATGTATGGGGCCTTCCCAGCATCCTCCGCTGCGTCAGCCCCCAGGAGATGGGGCGCTACCGCTGGCTGCTGGAGGATGTCACCCCTCCGCTCTCCAACATGGGGCACCACAGCCCGTACACTGTGAGTGGGGATTGTGAGCGCCCCGTCTGCGTTGGCCTCCTGCAGTCCGTCCCGGCCGAGCTGAAGggcctccctccctgtctctgtgctgcaggtccAGGTGGCCTGTGGTCTCACTGGGCCCTGTGTGTTCACTGGCACCCTCCTCCCTGCGTCCCCCGCGCCCTGCCTGGACCTCCTGCAGACCTACATCATCACCGGGCCCCGCCCGGACCGCGCCCGCTCGCTCTACGCACAGCACCTGCGCCGTGA